A window of Shewanella mesophila contains these coding sequences:
- a CDS encoding DUF2919 domain-containing protein, producing MNFSHINWLDDNGYFKPPLMLYVMLAFVGRGWCVFIASLTQASDRAGLVALIYPQKSDFLLSLVAGFGALVLYGLVIAERKRGPLWLRPLFNQLKWLLTMLLLIDGGLLLQRLVHNHFLYTWSFGLDALFLFWSFIYIGKSKHLAYYLGDWRTEQLDDRPK from the coding sequence TTGAATTTTAGTCATATCAATTGGCTTGATGACAATGGATATTTTAAACCCCCACTGATGCTATACGTTATGTTGGCATTTGTTGGTCGTGGTTGGTGTGTATTTATTGCCTCATTAACCCAAGCCAGTGATAGGGCTGGACTCGTTGCGCTGATTTACCCACAAAAATCTGACTTTCTGCTGTCACTTGTGGCTGGCTTTGGCGCCTTGGTGTTATATGGATTGGTGATCGCAGAGCGTAAACGGGGGCCTTTATGGCTCAGGCCGCTGTTTAATCAGCTTAAGTGGTTGTTAACAATGCTGTTATTGATAGACGGTGGATTGTTATTGCAACGCTTGGTGCATAATCACTTTCTGTATACTTGGAGTTTCGGTCTTGATGCGCTGTTTCTATTTTGGAGCTTTATCTATATCGGTAAATCTAAACATCTCGCTTATTACCTAGGTGATTGGCGAACTGAGCAGCTCGATGATCGGCCTAAATAA